A single region of the Neomonachus schauinslandi chromosome 3, ASM220157v2, whole genome shotgun sequence genome encodes:
- the CNPPD1 gene encoding protein CNPPD1 — protein sequence MDLAGLLLDEEGTFSLTGFQDFTFLPGHQKLSARIRRRLYYGWDWEADCSLEELSSPVADIAVELLQKAAPSPIRRLQKKYVAHVSREACISPCAMMLALVYIERLRHRNPDYLQHVSSSDLFLISMMVASKYLYDEGEEEEVFNDEWGAAGGVAVPTLNALERGFLSAMDWRLYTDPREIFEVLSWLESCVAEQQGRRRGWYTYTDLCVLLEQPAWQLALGSLCQCLAKLSCLLAMAYVSSVALAVASVAVIHQSLGLSCSPSPGPPDLGLASRCLLEPCIPSSVPQGLPCPVNVSGGLEGDPGLHSLWGSLLASLTPPPLPPPDPPAPPTLLQNCPLCQKLQRDSPSCHACHHSNHTVPTGPPKPGYHSHGLGPPWPWSPMPPLLSQPQQCSLFSVMELARLKSFIFPG from the exons ATGGACCTGGCCGGGCTCCTGCTGGACGAAGAAGGCACCTTCTCCCTCACCGGCTTCCAGGACTTTACG TTCCTCCCCGGACACCAGAAACTGAGTGCTCGGATCCGAAGGAGACTCTACTATGGCTGGGACTGGGAAGCTGACTGCAGCTTGGAGGAACTCTCCAGCCCCGTGGCAG ACATTGCTGTGGAACTGCTCCAGAAGGCAGCCCCCAGCCCTATTCGCCGACTCCAGAAGAAATATGTAGCTCATGTGTCCCG GGAGGCGTGCATCTCCCCGTGTGCCATGATGCTTGCTCTCGTGTACATCGAGCGGCTCCGGCATCGAAACCCAGACTACCTACAGCACGTGTCATCCTCTGACTTGTTCCTCATCTCCATG ATGGTGGCCAGTAAGTACCTCTATGacgaaggggaggaggaggaggtcttCAACGATGAATGGGGAGCTGCAGGGGGCGTGGCCGTGCCCACTCTCAACGCCCTGGAGCGGGGCTTCCTGAGTGCCATG GATTGGCGTCTCTACACTGACCCTCGGGAGATCTTTGAGGTGCTGAGCTGGCTGGAGAGCTG TGTGGCTGAGCAGCAGGGGCGGCGGCGGGGCTGGTACACCTACACAGACCTGTGTGTGCTGCTGGAGCAGCCGGCCTGGCAGTTGGCCCTGGGCTCCCTCTGCCAGTGCCTGGCAAAG CTGTCCTGCCTGTTAGCTATGGCATACGTGAGCAGTGTGGCCCTGGCGGTGGCCTCGGTCGCTGTAATTCACCAGTCCTTGGGGCTGTCCTGCAGCCCCTCACCAGGCCCCCCAGACCTTGGACTGGCTTCCAGGTGCCTCTTGGAACCCTGCATACCTTCTTCCGTGCCACAGGGCCTGCCATGTCCTGTTAATGTCTCCGGTGGCCTAGAAGGCGACCCAGGGCTGCATTCACTCTGGGGCAGTCTCCTGGCCTCACTGACTCCTCCACCATTGCCTCCCCCAgaccctcctgcccctcccactcttctCCAGAACTGTCCCCTTTGTCAGAAGCTCCAGAGAGACTCCCCAAGCTGCCACGCCTGCCACCACTCCAACCATACAGTCCCCACTGGGCCCCCCAAACCTGGGTACCACTCCCATGGCCTGGGTCCCCCCTGGCCCTGGAGCCCAATGCCCCCCCTGCTCTCCCAGCCCCAGCAGTGTTCCCTTTTCAGTGTCATGGAGTTAGCCCGTCTCAAGTCTTTCATTTTCCCAGGCTAG
- the RETREG2 gene encoding reticulophagy regulator 2 isoform X4: MLLSSSSLRPFFLLSVSLLAYFLLDLWQPRFFPDISASSPEETHSDSEGAGSGARPHLLSVPELCRYLAESWLTFQIHLQELLQYKRQNPAQFCARVCSGCAVLAVLGHYVPGIMISYIVLLSILLWPLVVYHELIQRMYTRLEPLLMQLDYSMKAEADALHHKHDKKKRQGKNAPPGGDEPLAETESESEAELAGFSPVVDVKKTALALAITDSELSDEEASILESGGFSVSRATTPQLTDVSEDLDQQSLPSEPEEALSRELGEGEETEPAPPEDLLGPSQALSRQDLDSEEEEEDVVAKETLLRLSSPLHFVNTHFNGAGSPADGAKLSPGGPVETLSLEAGSGDLTTPPITLSPLLCLAESDPVPSLSVLPPLPQDLPRPLLAPEEEEALTTEDFELLDQGELEQLNAELELGPETSSEPPDAPPPTSLEPNTLSLVQSGQEAQAVAEP, encoded by the exons AT GTTGCTGTCTTCGTCGTCCCTCCGGCCCTTCTTCCTACTCAGCGTCTCGCTTCTGGCCTATTTTCTGCTGGATCTCTGGCAGCCTCGCTTCTTCCCTGACATCTCAG CATCATCTCCAGAGGAGACGCACTCTGACAG TGAGGGTGCGGGGTCAGGCGCCCGGCCGCACCTGCTGAGTGTGCCCGAGTTGTGCAGATACCTGGCTGAGAGCTGGCTCACCTTCCAGATTCACCTGCAAGAGCTGCTGCAGTACAAGAGGCAGAATCCAGCTCAG TTCTGTGCTCGAGTTTGTTCTGGCTGTGCTGTGCTGGCCGTGCTGGGACACTATGTTCCGGGGATTATGATTTCCTACATCGTCT TGCTCAGTATCCTGTTGTGGCCGCTGGTGGTTTATCATGAGCTGATCCAGAGGATGTATACTCGCCTGGAACCCCTGCTCATGCAGTTGGACTACAGCATGAAGGCAGAAGCTGACGCCTTGCATCACAAACACGACAAGAAGA agCGGCAGGGGAAGAACGCACCCCCCGGAGGTGATGAGCCACTGGcggagacagagagtgaaagcGAAGCAGAACTGGCCGGCTTCTCCCCGGTG GTGGATGTGAAGAAAACAGCATTGGCTTTGGCCATTACAGACTCAGAGCTGTCAGACGAGGAGGCTTCTATCTTGGAGAGTGGTGGCTTCTCTGTATCCCGGGCCACAACTCCACAGCTAACTGATGTCTCGGAGG ATTTGGACCAGCAGAGCCTGCCAAGCGAGCCAGAGGAGGCCCTGAGccgagagctgggggagggagaggagacagagccGGCCCCTCCTGAAGACCTGCTGGGGCCCTCTCAGGCCCTCTCAAGGCAAGACCTGGactcggaggaggaggaggaagatgtggTAGCCAAGGAAACCTTGCTTCGGCTCTCGTCCCCCCTTCACTTTGTGAACACGCACTTCAATGGGGCGGGCTCTCCCGCAGATGGAGCGAAGCTGTCCCCTGGAGGACCAGTGGAGACACtgagcctggaggcagggagtgGTGACCTCACCACTCCACCGATCACCCTGTCACCCCTACTTTGCCTTGCTGAAAGTGACCCAGTCCCCTCCCTCTCCGTGCTCCCACCTCTTCCCCAGGACTTGCCCCGGCCCCTGCTTGCTCCCGAGGAAGAAGAGGCACTCACCACGGAGGACTTCGAATTGCTGGATCAGGGGGAGCTGGAACAGCTGAATGCTGAGCTGGAGTTGGGGCCAGAGACATCCTCAGAGCCCCCCGATGCTCCGCCCCCTACCTCCCTAGAGCCCAACACCCTGTCTCTGGTACAGTCAGGCCAAGAGGCTCAGGCTGTGGCAGAGCCATGA
- the RETREG2 gene encoding reticulophagy regulator 2 isoform X2 has product MASGGGGSNNGAGGGPVLGLSLGLGLGLSLGMGEATGEAEEEAATAEAVGRLATTLWLRLRGWEAVLVAAQRLLVWEKPLHSLVTAAALNGLFWLLSSSSLRPFFLLSVSLLAYFLLDLWQPRFFPDISASSPEETHSDSEGAGSGARPHLLSVPELCRYLAESWLTFQIHLQELLQYKRQNPAQFCARVCSGCAVLAVLGHYVPGIMISYIVLLSILLWPLVVYHELIQRMYTRLEPLLMQLDYSMKAEADALHHKHDKKKRQGKNAPPGGDEPLAETESESEAELAGFSPVVDVKKTALALAITDSELSDEEASILESGGFSVSRATTPQLTDVSEDLDQQSLPSEPEEALSRELGEGEETEPAPPEDLLGPSQALSRQDLDSEEEEEDVVAKETLLRLSSPLHFVNTHFNGAGSPADGAKLSPGGPVETLSLEDLPRPLLAPEEEEALTTEDFELLDQGELEQLNAELELGPETSSEPPDAPPPTSLEPNTLSLVQSGQEAQAVAEP; this is encoded by the exons ATGGCGAGCGGCGGTGGCGGTAGTAACAACGGCGCAGGTGGGGGCCCGGTGCTGGGCCTGAGCCTCGGCCTGGGCCTGGGTCTGAGCCTAGGCATGGGGGAGGCCACCGGCGAGGCGGAGGAGGAGGCGGCCACGGCCGAGGCGGTGGGTCGCCTGGCCACGACGCTGTGGCTGCGGCTTCGCGGCTGGGAGGCGGTGCTGGTGGCAGCGCAGAGGCTGCTGGTGTGGGAGAAACCTCTGCACAGCCTGGTCACGGCGGCCGCGCTCAACGGCCTCTTCTG GTTGCTGTCTTCGTCGTCCCTCCGGCCCTTCTTCCTACTCAGCGTCTCGCTTCTGGCCTATTTTCTGCTGGATCTCTGGCAGCCTCGCTTCTTCCCTGACATCTCAG CATCATCTCCAGAGGAGACGCACTCTGACAG TGAGGGTGCGGGGTCAGGCGCCCGGCCGCACCTGCTGAGTGTGCCCGAGTTGTGCAGATACCTGGCTGAGAGCTGGCTCACCTTCCAGATTCACCTGCAAGAGCTGCTGCAGTACAAGAGGCAGAATCCAGCTCAG TTCTGTGCTCGAGTTTGTTCTGGCTGTGCTGTGCTGGCCGTGCTGGGACACTATGTTCCGGGGATTATGATTTCCTACATCGTCT TGCTCAGTATCCTGTTGTGGCCGCTGGTGGTTTATCATGAGCTGATCCAGAGGATGTATACTCGCCTGGAACCCCTGCTCATGCAGTTGGACTACAGCATGAAGGCAGAAGCTGACGCCTTGCATCACAAACACGACAAGAAGA agCGGCAGGGGAAGAACGCACCCCCCGGAGGTGATGAGCCACTGGcggagacagagagtgaaagcGAAGCAGAACTGGCCGGCTTCTCCCCGGTG GTGGATGTGAAGAAAACAGCATTGGCTTTGGCCATTACAGACTCAGAGCTGTCAGACGAGGAGGCTTCTATCTTGGAGAGTGGTGGCTTCTCTGTATCCCGGGCCACAACTCCACAGCTAACTGATGTCTCGGAGG ATTTGGACCAGCAGAGCCTGCCAAGCGAGCCAGAGGAGGCCCTGAGccgagagctgggggagggagaggagacagagccGGCCCCTCCTGAAGACCTGCTGGGGCCCTCTCAGGCCCTCTCAAGGCAAGACCTGGactcggaggaggaggaggaagatgtggTAGCCAAGGAAACCTTGCTTCGGCTCTCGTCCCCCCTTCACTTTGTGAACACGCACTTCAATGGGGCGGGCTCTCCCGCAGATGGAGCGAAGCTGTCCCCTGGAGGACCAGTGGAGACACtgagcctggag GACTTGCCCCGGCCCCTGCTTGCTCCCGAGGAAGAAGAGGCACTCACCACGGAGGACTTCGAATTGCTGGATCAGGGGGAGCTGGAACAGCTGAATGCTGAGCTGGAGTTGGGGCCAGAGACATCCTCAGAGCCCCCCGATGCTCCGCCCCCTACCTCCCTAGAGCCCAACACCCTGTCTCTGGTACAGTCAGGCCAAGAGGCTCAGGCTGTGGCAGAGCCATGA
- the RETREG2 gene encoding reticulophagy regulator 2 isoform X3 has product MASGGGGSNNGAGGGPVLGLSLGLGLGLSLGMGEATGEAEEEAATAEAVGRLATTLWLRLRGWEAVLVAAQRLLVWEKPLHSLVTAAALNGLFWLLSSSSLRPFFLLSVSLLAYFLLDLWQPRFFPDISVLSILLWPLVVYHELIQRMYTRLEPLLMQLDYSMKAEADALHHKHDKKKRQGKNAPPGGDEPLAETESESEAELAGFSPVVDVKKTALALAITDSELSDEEASILESGGFSVSRATTPQLTDVSEDLDQQSLPSEPEEALSRELGEGEETEPAPPEDLLGPSQALSRQDLDSEEEEEDVVAKETLLRLSSPLHFVNTHFNGAGSPADGAKLSPGGPVETLSLEAGSGDLTTPPITLSPLLCLAESDPVPSLSVLPPLPQDLPRPLLAPEEEEALTTEDFELLDQGELEQLNAELELGPETSSEPPDAPPPTSLEPNTLSLVQSGQEAQAVAEP; this is encoded by the exons ATGGCGAGCGGCGGTGGCGGTAGTAACAACGGCGCAGGTGGGGGCCCGGTGCTGGGCCTGAGCCTCGGCCTGGGCCTGGGTCTGAGCCTAGGCATGGGGGAGGCCACCGGCGAGGCGGAGGAGGAGGCGGCCACGGCCGAGGCGGTGGGTCGCCTGGCCACGACGCTGTGGCTGCGGCTTCGCGGCTGGGAGGCGGTGCTGGTGGCAGCGCAGAGGCTGCTGGTGTGGGAGAAACCTCTGCACAGCCTGGTCACGGCGGCCGCGCTCAACGGCCTCTTCTG GTTGCTGTCTTCGTCGTCCCTCCGGCCCTTCTTCCTACTCAGCGTCTCGCTTCTGGCCTATTTTCTGCTGGATCTCTGGCAGCCTCGCTTCTTCCCTGACATCTCAG TGCTCAGTATCCTGTTGTGGCCGCTGGTGGTTTATCATGAGCTGATCCAGAGGATGTATACTCGCCTGGAACCCCTGCTCATGCAGTTGGACTACAGCATGAAGGCAGAAGCTGACGCCTTGCATCACAAACACGACAAGAAGA agCGGCAGGGGAAGAACGCACCCCCCGGAGGTGATGAGCCACTGGcggagacagagagtgaaagcGAAGCAGAACTGGCCGGCTTCTCCCCGGTG GTGGATGTGAAGAAAACAGCATTGGCTTTGGCCATTACAGACTCAGAGCTGTCAGACGAGGAGGCTTCTATCTTGGAGAGTGGTGGCTTCTCTGTATCCCGGGCCACAACTCCACAGCTAACTGATGTCTCGGAGG ATTTGGACCAGCAGAGCCTGCCAAGCGAGCCAGAGGAGGCCCTGAGccgagagctgggggagggagaggagacagagccGGCCCCTCCTGAAGACCTGCTGGGGCCCTCTCAGGCCCTCTCAAGGCAAGACCTGGactcggaggaggaggaggaagatgtggTAGCCAAGGAAACCTTGCTTCGGCTCTCGTCCCCCCTTCACTTTGTGAACACGCACTTCAATGGGGCGGGCTCTCCCGCAGATGGAGCGAAGCTGTCCCCTGGAGGACCAGTGGAGACACtgagcctggaggcagggagtgGTGACCTCACCACTCCACCGATCACCCTGTCACCCCTACTTTGCCTTGCTGAAAGTGACCCAGTCCCCTCCCTCTCCGTGCTCCCACCTCTTCCCCAGGACTTGCCCCGGCCCCTGCTTGCTCCCGAGGAAGAAGAGGCACTCACCACGGAGGACTTCGAATTGCTGGATCAGGGGGAGCTGGAACAGCTGAATGCTGAGCTGGAGTTGGGGCCAGAGACATCCTCAGAGCCCCCCGATGCTCCGCCCCCTACCTCCCTAGAGCCCAACACCCTGTCTCTGGTACAGTCAGGCCAAGAGGCTCAGGCTGTGGCAGAGCCATGA
- the RETREG2 gene encoding reticulophagy regulator 2 isoform X1: MASGGGGSNNGAGGGPVLGLSLGLGLGLSLGMGEATGEAEEEAATAEAVGRLATTLWLRLRGWEAVLVAAQRLLVWEKPLHSLVTAAALNGLFWLLSSSSLRPFFLLSVSLLAYFLLDLWQPRFFPDISASSPEETHSDSEGAGSGARPHLLSVPELCRYLAESWLTFQIHLQELLQYKRQNPAQFCARVCSGCAVLAVLGHYVPGIMISYIVLLSILLWPLVVYHELIQRMYTRLEPLLMQLDYSMKAEADALHHKHDKKKRQGKNAPPGGDEPLAETESESEAELAGFSPVVDVKKTALALAITDSELSDEEASILESGGFSVSRATTPQLTDVSEDLDQQSLPSEPEEALSRELGEGEETEPAPPEDLLGPSQALSRQDLDSEEEEEDVVAKETLLRLSSPLHFVNTHFNGAGSPADGAKLSPGGPVETLSLEAGSGDLTTPPITLSPLLCLAESDPVPSLSVLPPLPQDLPRPLLAPEEEEALTTEDFELLDQGELEQLNAELELGPETSSEPPDAPPPTSLEPNTLSLVQSGQEAQAVAEP; this comes from the exons ATGGCGAGCGGCGGTGGCGGTAGTAACAACGGCGCAGGTGGGGGCCCGGTGCTGGGCCTGAGCCTCGGCCTGGGCCTGGGTCTGAGCCTAGGCATGGGGGAGGCCACCGGCGAGGCGGAGGAGGAGGCGGCCACGGCCGAGGCGGTGGGTCGCCTGGCCACGACGCTGTGGCTGCGGCTTCGCGGCTGGGAGGCGGTGCTGGTGGCAGCGCAGAGGCTGCTGGTGTGGGAGAAACCTCTGCACAGCCTGGTCACGGCGGCCGCGCTCAACGGCCTCTTCTG GTTGCTGTCTTCGTCGTCCCTCCGGCCCTTCTTCCTACTCAGCGTCTCGCTTCTGGCCTATTTTCTGCTGGATCTCTGGCAGCCTCGCTTCTTCCCTGACATCTCAG CATCATCTCCAGAGGAGACGCACTCTGACAG TGAGGGTGCGGGGTCAGGCGCCCGGCCGCACCTGCTGAGTGTGCCCGAGTTGTGCAGATACCTGGCTGAGAGCTGGCTCACCTTCCAGATTCACCTGCAAGAGCTGCTGCAGTACAAGAGGCAGAATCCAGCTCAG TTCTGTGCTCGAGTTTGTTCTGGCTGTGCTGTGCTGGCCGTGCTGGGACACTATGTTCCGGGGATTATGATTTCCTACATCGTCT TGCTCAGTATCCTGTTGTGGCCGCTGGTGGTTTATCATGAGCTGATCCAGAGGATGTATACTCGCCTGGAACCCCTGCTCATGCAGTTGGACTACAGCATGAAGGCAGAAGCTGACGCCTTGCATCACAAACACGACAAGAAGA agCGGCAGGGGAAGAACGCACCCCCCGGAGGTGATGAGCCACTGGcggagacagagagtgaaagcGAAGCAGAACTGGCCGGCTTCTCCCCGGTG GTGGATGTGAAGAAAACAGCATTGGCTTTGGCCATTACAGACTCAGAGCTGTCAGACGAGGAGGCTTCTATCTTGGAGAGTGGTGGCTTCTCTGTATCCCGGGCCACAACTCCACAGCTAACTGATGTCTCGGAGG ATTTGGACCAGCAGAGCCTGCCAAGCGAGCCAGAGGAGGCCCTGAGccgagagctgggggagggagaggagacagagccGGCCCCTCCTGAAGACCTGCTGGGGCCCTCTCAGGCCCTCTCAAGGCAAGACCTGGactcggaggaggaggaggaagatgtggTAGCCAAGGAAACCTTGCTTCGGCTCTCGTCCCCCCTTCACTTTGTGAACACGCACTTCAATGGGGCGGGCTCTCCCGCAGATGGAGCGAAGCTGTCCCCTGGAGGACCAGTGGAGACACtgagcctggaggcagggagtgGTGACCTCACCACTCCACCGATCACCCTGTCACCCCTACTTTGCCTTGCTGAAAGTGACCCAGTCCCCTCCCTCTCCGTGCTCCCACCTCTTCCCCAGGACTTGCCCCGGCCCCTGCTTGCTCCCGAGGAAGAAGAGGCACTCACCACGGAGGACTTCGAATTGCTGGATCAGGGGGAGCTGGAACAGCTGAATGCTGAGCTGGAGTTGGGGCCAGAGACATCCTCAGAGCCCCCCGATGCTCCGCCCCCTACCTCCCTAGAGCCCAACACCCTGTCTCTGGTACAGTCAGGCCAAGAGGCTCAGGCTGTGGCAGAGCCATGA